Proteins encoded within one genomic window of Anopheles gambiae chromosome 3, idAnoGambNW_F1_1, whole genome shotgun sequence:
- the LOC3291903 gene encoding uncharacterized protein LOC3291903 has protein sequence MFPNMLRALLIVIAFGASRAGLLDWFRGEDELEGHRIGKIHIEVLSPKGIRLWTAYNPDTELFGVELYVKYYGGRTEALDCALCQNVTEPVDGKFMLEDPNLVARFGDVLQYTIITFDGTTTMRHAARRQFVREELIKPNDRCFCGARKLPEPLQDAPMSEVELLERIILRALGNRSRECEAISNWLVLRAEPRNEQADLLEYVRTYLDLLLLRAKWRTLDAGGTGWTSSRPSELVVEVDDHRDGIAFQVRSTIEKLKLLELMRFSGMIEDYDGVL, from the exons ATGTTTCCAAACATGCTTCGTGCACTGTTAATTGTGATCGCTTTCGGTGCGTCCCGGGCCGGATTGCTGGACTGGTTTCGTGGCGAGGACGAGCTAGAGGGCCATCGGATAGGCAAGATTCACATCGAAGTCCTCTCACCGAAAGGCATTCGGCTGTGgacggcatacaaccccgacACGGAGCTGTTCGGTGTGGAGCTGTACGTGAAGTATTACGGTGGCCGGACGGAGGCGCTCGACTGTGCACTGTGTCAGAATGTTACCGAACCGGTGGACGGGAAGTTTATGCTGGAAGATCCTAACCTAGTGGCCCGCTTTGGTGATGTTCTCCAGTACACGATCATCACGTTTGACGGCACCACGACGATGCGTCATGCCGCAAGACGACAGTTTGTGCGAG AGGAGCTTATCAAACCGAACGATCGGTGTTTCTGTGGCGCGCGCAAGCTACCCGAACCGCTGCAGGATGCACCAATGTCCGAGGTGGAGCTGCTGGAACGCATCATACTACGGGCGTTGGGCAACCGTAGTCGGGAGTGTGAGGCGATCTCGAACTGGCTCGTGCTAAGGGCGGAACCTCGCAACGAGCAGGCCGATTTGCTGGAGTACGTGCGAACCTATCTGgatctgttgctgttgcgtgCGAAATGGCGCACACTGGATGCTGGCGGGACGGGCTGGACAAGTTCCCGGCCGTCGGAGCTGGTCGTGGAGGTGGACGATCATCGGGATGGGATTGCGTTTCAGGTGCGGTCCACTATCGAGAAGCTGAAGCTGCTGGAACTGATGAGATTTAGCGGGATGATAGAGGACTACGATGGTGTTTTATAG